One window of the Pseudomonas sihuiensis genome contains the following:
- a CDS encoding tripartite tricarboxylate transporter permease — MEGLLYEILMALALGLFGAVLFSAIGLVSGTDETTTLAPLTMLVVMLGAPPAGILTFFLAGAVAKHMTHAVPTALLGIPGDTMATALIGDANYLRRLGVPHVALRKMITGGAMAALIAVPLSVLFAVLLAPFGDVIKQFAPWVFLCAAFAIAYFSAGRWASVLALLPFVLVIVALQALTAQHDVKLAVSYFLGIAVAPLIASLFSLLAPGEREKMRRDGFRVFSLAPDMKGWKGYFPNPFRVINKRQRRMTAMAASVTSATFVFSPVAMTVIMGEVIGARIKQAYERLTTVITARNGVTESTYIAEALIPLIAFGLPLSPVAAGPAAPLFNAPPRFTVDSATGEVNNLHNLLNYWEFFGYGMLAVFVAILIAYPFSMSFAHRAASFVFRKISHEAVISTFIGLALVVGIWEGGLLGVLVVVTIGLIGGFLGRFLGFNIGVQFMGYYTAVLSVPAMLAVLR; from the coding sequence ATGGAGGGGTTGCTCTACGAAATCCTGATGGCTCTGGCACTGGGTTTGTTCGGCGCGGTGTTGTTCTCCGCTATCGGTCTGGTCTCGGGAACCGATGAAACCACCACCCTGGCGCCCTTGACCATGTTGGTCGTGATGCTGGGTGCGCCGCCAGCCGGCATCCTCACCTTCTTTCTGGCCGGGGCGGTCGCCAAGCATATGACCCACGCCGTACCCACTGCGCTGTTGGGGATTCCCGGCGACACCATGGCGACTGCTCTGATCGGGGACGCCAACTACTTGCGCCGACTCGGCGTGCCCCACGTGGCCTTGCGCAAGATGATCACCGGCGGCGCGATGGCCGCTCTGATTGCAGTGCCGTTATCGGTGCTGTTCGCGGTGTTGCTGGCGCCATTCGGCGATGTGATCAAGCAGTTCGCTCCCTGGGTTTTCCTCTGTGCGGCCTTTGCCATCGCTTATTTCTCGGCCGGTCGCTGGGCCTCGGTGCTGGCGCTGCTGCCATTCGTGCTGGTCATCGTTGCCTTGCAGGCGTTGACGGCTCAGCACGACGTCAAGCTCGCCGTCAGCTATTTCCTCGGTATCGCAGTCGCGCCGCTGATCGCCTCGCTGTTCTCTCTGCTGGCGCCGGGCGAGCGCGAGAAGATGCGTCGCGATGGCTTTCGCGTCTTTTCCCTGGCTCCGGACATGAAGGGCTGGAAAGGCTACTTTCCCAATCCGTTTCGAGTGATCAACAAGCGTCAGAGACGCATGACCGCGATGGCTGCCAGTGTCACCAGTGCCACCTTCGTCTTCAGCCCCGTGGCCATGACCGTGATCATGGGCGAGGTGATCGGTGCCCGCATCAAGCAGGCATACGAGCGATTGACCACGGTGATCACTGCACGTAATGGCGTAACTGAGTCGACCTACATCGCGGAAGCGCTGATTCCCCTGATCGCCTTCGGCCTGCCGCTAAGCCCGGTAGCTGCCGGGCCGGCTGCGCCGCTGTTCAATGCACCGCCGCGTTTTACCGTCGACAGCGCGACAGGTGAGGTCAACAACCTGCACAACCTGCTGAACTACTGGGAGTTCTTCGGTTATGGCATGTTGGCGGTGTTTGTCGCCATCCTGATCGCTTATCCGTTTTCCATGAGCTTCGCCCACCGGGCGGCATCCTTCGTGTTCCGCAAGATCAGTCACGAGGCGGTGATCTCCACCTTCATCGGTCTGGCACTGGTCGTGGGTATCTGGGAGGGTGGCCTGCTCGGAGTGCTGGTGGTGGTCACCATCGGCTTGATTGGTGGCTTCCTCGGGCGCTTCCTGGGGTTCAACATCGGCGTGCAGTTCATGGGTTACTACACGGCGGTATTGAGCGTACCGGCTATGTTGGCCGTGTTGAGGTAA
- a CDS encoding NADP-dependent isocitrate dehydrogenase, producing MSTPSKIIYTFTDEAPALATYSLLPIVEAFAASADISVETRDISLAGRILASFADRLDADKRIDDDLAKLAELTLQPDANIIKLPNISASVPQLKAAIAELQAQGYNIPDFPEDPQSDEDKEVRGRYAKILGSAVNPVLREGNSDRRAPAAVKAYARKHPHSMGKWSMASQSHADYMRGGDFFSSEQSITMAKAGDVRIEFVGKDGKVEVKKQLALQEGEVFDSMFMSCRKLRDFFEKTLQDCKETGVMWSLHVKATMMKVSHPIVFGHAVSVYYKDVFDKYGELFKELGVNPNNGISSVYDKIKSLPASQQEEILHDIHEVYAHRPEMAMVDSVKGITNLHIPSDVIVDASMPAMIRNSGQMWGKDGKQKDTKAVMPESTYARIYQEMINFCKTNGAFDPTTMGTVPNVGLMAQKAEEYGSHDKTFEMTADGTMRVVAADGTVLMQHQVEAGDIWRACQTKDAPIRDWVKLAVTRARQSNTPAIFWLDPERAHDRELQKKVELYLKDYDLTGLDIRMMGYNEAIRVSMERMIRGQDTISVTGNVLRDYLTDLFPIMELGTSAKMLSIVPLMAGGGMYETGAGGSAPKHVQQLVEENYLRWDSLGEFLALAVSLEETGIKTNNAKAKVLGKTLDQATGKLLDNNKSPARKVGEIDNRGSHFYLALYWAQALAEQNDDAELKARFTPLAKQLTEQEATIVGELAAVQGKPVEIGGYYRSNPELTSKVMRPSATFNAALAALNA from the coding sequence ATGTCCACCCCTTCGAAGATCATCTACACCTTCACCGACGAAGCTCCGGCCCTCGCTACCTATTCGCTTCTGCCAATTGTAGAAGCCTTTGCCGCCTCGGCTGACATCTCCGTTGAAACCCGCGACATCTCTCTTGCTGGACGGATCCTGGCAAGCTTTGCCGACCGCCTGGACGCCGACAAGCGCATCGATGACGACCTGGCCAAACTGGCCGAGCTGACTCTGCAGCCGGACGCCAACATCATCAAACTGCCGAACATTAGTGCCTCCGTACCTCAGCTCAAGGCAGCCATCGCCGAGCTGCAGGCTCAGGGCTATAACATTCCGGACTTCCCGGAAGATCCGCAGAGCGACGAAGACAAAGAAGTTCGCGGCCGCTACGCCAAAATCCTGGGCAGCGCCGTGAACCCGGTTCTGCGCGAAGGCAACTCCGACCGCCGCGCCCCGGCCGCGGTCAAGGCCTATGCACGCAAGCACCCGCACAGCATGGGCAAGTGGAGCATGGCTTCGCAGTCCCACGCCGACTACATGCGCGGCGGCGACTTCTTCTCCAGCGAGCAGTCGATCACCATGGCCAAGGCTGGTGACGTGCGCATCGAGTTCGTCGGCAAGGACGGCAAGGTCGAGGTCAAGAAACAACTCGCCCTGCAGGAAGGCGAAGTGTTCGACAGCATGTTCATGAGCTGCCGCAAGCTGCGTGACTTCTTCGAGAAGACCCTGCAGGACTGCAAGGAAACTGGCGTAATGTGGTCCCTGCACGTCAAGGCGACCATGATGAAGGTCTCCCACCCGATCGTCTTCGGCCACGCCGTCAGCGTTTACTACAAGGACGTGTTCGACAAGTACGGCGAACTGTTCAAGGAACTGGGCGTCAACCCGAACAACGGTATCAGCAGCGTCTACGACAAGATCAAGTCGCTGCCGGCCTCGCAGCAGGAAGAAATCCTCCACGACATCCACGAGGTCTACGCCCATCGCCCGGAAATGGCCATGGTCGACTCGGTCAAGGGCATTACCAACCTGCACATTCCGAGCGACGTGATCGTCGACGCCTCGATGCCGGCAATGATCCGCAACTCCGGTCAGATGTGGGGCAAGGACGGCAAGCAGAAAGACACCAAGGCCGTCATGCCTGAGAGCACCTACGCTCGCATCTATCAGGAAATGATCAACTTCTGCAAAACCAACGGCGCCTTCGACCCGACCACCATGGGCACCGTGCCGAACGTCGGCCTGATGGCGCAGAAAGCCGAAGAGTACGGCTCTCACGACAAGACCTTCGAAATGACCGCCGACGGCACCATGCGCGTCGTGGCTGCCGACGGCACCGTGCTGATGCAGCACCAGGTCGAAGCCGGCGACATCTGGCGCGCCTGCCAGACCAAGGACGCGCCGATTCGCGACTGGGTGAAGCTGGCCGTTACCCGTGCTCGTCAGTCCAACACCCCTGCCATATTCTGGCTGGACCCGGAGCGCGCCCACGACCGCGAGCTGCAGAAGAAGGTCGAGCTGTACCTCAAGGATTACGACCTGACCGGCCTGGACATCCGCATGATGGGCTACAACGAAGCCATCCGTGTCTCCATGGAGCGCATGATTCGCGGCCAGGACACCATCTCGGTGACCGGCAACGTACTGCGCGACTACCTGACCGACCTGTTCCCGATCATGGAGCTGGGCACCTCGGCCAAGATGCTGTCCATCGTGCCGCTGATGGCTGGCGGCGGCATGTACGAAACCGGCGCCGGCGGCTCGGCACCCAAGCACGTACAGCAGCTGGTCGAAGAGAACTACCTGCGCTGGGATTCCCTGGGCGAGTTCCTGGCCCTGGCCGTGTCGCTTGAGGAAACCGGCATCAAGACCAACAACGCCAAGGCCAAGGTACTGGGCAAGACCCTGGATCAGGCCACCGGCAAGCTGCTGGACAACAACAAGTCCCCGGCGCGCAAGGTCGGCGAGATCGACAACCGCGGCAGCCATTTCTACCTGGCACTGTACTGGGCACAAGCCCTGGCCGAGCAGAATGACGATGCCGAGCTGAAAGCCCGCTTCACCCCGCTGGCCAAGCAACTGACCGAGCAGGAAGCGACCATCGTTGGCGAACTGGCTGCCGTACAAGGCAAGCCGGTCGAAATCGGTGGCTACTACCGCTCCAACCCCGAGCTGACCAGCAAGGTGATGCGCCCCAGCGCTACCTTCAATGCCGCTCTGGCTGCACTGAATGCCTGA
- a CDS encoding NUDIX hydrolase, translating into MEWQPHITVATVIEDDGRFLFVEEFKAGRLVLNQPAGHLEANESLREAALRETLEETGWDVELTALLGIYLYTAPSNGVTYQRVCFSARPVRHYPERELDSDISGITWLTRDELATQPERWRSELVLQCVDDYLAGISGPLELLR; encoded by the coding sequence ATGGAGTGGCAACCCCATATCACCGTGGCCACGGTGATCGAAGATGATGGCCGTTTCCTCTTCGTCGAAGAGTTCAAGGCCGGCCGCCTGGTACTCAACCAACCGGCCGGGCACCTGGAAGCCAATGAATCGCTACGCGAAGCCGCACTGCGCGAGACGCTCGAGGAAACCGGCTGGGACGTCGAGCTCACTGCCCTGCTCGGCATCTACCTCTATACCGCACCAAGTAATGGCGTGACCTATCAACGCGTGTGCTTCAGCGCACGCCCCGTGCGCCATTACCCCGAGCGCGAGCTGGATAGCGACATCAGCGGCATCACCTGGTTGACGCGCGACGAGTTGGCCACCCAGCCCGAGCGCTGGCGCAGCGAGCTGGTACTGCAATGCGTGGATGACTACCTGGCTGGCATCAGCGGACCACTGGAGCTGCTGCGCTAA